One window from the genome of Parasteatoda tepidariorum isolate YZ-2023 chromosome 8, CAS_Ptep_4.0, whole genome shotgun sequence encodes:
- the LOC107442149 gene encoding dephospho-CoA kinase isoform X5: MFLVGLTGGIATGKSSVVAILRSLGIEVIDADVIAREVVEPGKTATKKIRKEFGDAVFNSDGTLNRQKMGQIVFSQPDKRRLLNSFTHPEIYKSIMWKCLKLFFLGHQFTVIDLPLLYESGKMVKYLHKTVVVSCEPDQQLQRLMVRDSISEEDALARIKSQMSLTEKVSRADFVIRNEGEKASTTQQVEEVVKQLRLLRTHWKYRFVVLGCCLVTVTVLSAGPYLLYKQLN; this comes from the exons ATGTTTCTTGTTGGTCTCACGGGAGGAATTGCGACTGGTAAAAGCTCTGTTGTGGCAATTCTCAGAAGTTTGGGAATAGAAGTTATTGATGCTGATGTCATTGCCCGAGAAG TTGTTGAACCTGGTAAAACGGCTACAAAGAAAATTAGGAAAGAATTTGGAGATGCTGTGTTTAATTCCGATGGAACTCTAAATCGCCAAAAAATGGGCCAAATAGTTTTCTCACAACCAGATAAAAGACGCCTTTTGAACTCTTTTACACATCCTGAAATCTACAAATCAATAATGTGGAAAtgtctgaaattattttttctag GCCACCAGTTTACTGTTATTGATTTACCATTGTTATATGAAAGTGGGAAGATGGTTAAATATCTGCACAAAACAGTTGTTGTTTCCTG TGAGCCTGACCAACAGCTGCAAAGACTTATGGTTAGAGACAGTATTTCTGAAGAGGATGCTCTTGCCAGGATAAAGTCTCAAATGTCATTGACAGAAAAAGTGAGTCGAGCAGATTTTGTGATTAGGAACGAGGGTGAGAAGGCAAGTACAACTCAACAGGTGGAAGAAGTTGTAAAGCAATTGAGATTACTTAGGACACACTGGAAATACAGATTTGTTGTTCTGGGATGCTGCCTTGTAACTGTAACCGTGTTAAGTGCAGGTCCTTATTTACTATACAaacaactaaattaa
- the LOC107442149 gene encoding dephospho-CoA kinase isoform X4: MKEAEMFLVGLTGGIATGKSSVVAILRSLGIEVIDADVIAREVVEPGKTATKKIRKEFGDAVFNSDGTLNRQKMGQIVFSQPDKRRLLNSFTHPEIYKSIMWKCLKLFFLGHQFTVIDLPLLYESGKMVKYLHKTVVVSCEPDQQLQRLMVRDSISEEDALARIKSQMSLTEKVSRADFVIRNEGEKASTTQQVEEVVKQLRLLRTHWKYRFVVLGCCLVTVTVLSAGPYLLYKQLN; encoded by the exons ATGAAAg AAGCAGAGATGTTTCTTGTTGGTCTCACGGGAGGAATTGCGACTGGTAAAAGCTCTGTTGTGGCAATTCTCAGAAGTTTGGGAATAGAAGTTATTGATGCTGATGTCATTGCCCGAGAAG TTGTTGAACCTGGTAAAACGGCTACAAAGAAAATTAGGAAAGAATTTGGAGATGCTGTGTTTAATTCCGATGGAACTCTAAATCGCCAAAAAATGGGCCAAATAGTTTTCTCACAACCAGATAAAAGACGCCTTTTGAACTCTTTTACACATCCTGAAATCTACAAATCAATAATGTGGAAAtgtctgaaattattttttctag GCCACCAGTTTACTGTTATTGATTTACCATTGTTATATGAAAGTGGGAAGATGGTTAAATATCTGCACAAAACAGTTGTTGTTTCCTG TGAGCCTGACCAACAGCTGCAAAGACTTATGGTTAGAGACAGTATTTCTGAAGAGGATGCTCTTGCCAGGATAAAGTCTCAAATGTCATTGACAGAAAAAGTGAGTCGAGCAGATTTTGTGATTAGGAACGAGGGTGAGAAGGCAAGTACAACTCAACAGGTGGAAGAAGTTGTAAAGCAATTGAGATTACTTAGGACACACTGGAAATACAGATTTGTTGTTCTGGGATGCTGCCTTGTAACTGTAACCGTGTTAAGTGCAGGTCCTTATTTACTATACAaacaactaaattaa
- the LOC107442149 gene encoding dephospho-CoA kinase isoform X3: MSTCRCYSAMGRMVINITKAEMFLVGLTGGIATGKSSVVAILRSLGIEVIDADVIAREVVEPGKTATKKIRKEFGDAVFNSDGTLNRQKMGQIVFSQPDKRRLLNSFTHPEIYKSIMWKCLKLFFLGHQFTVIDLPLLYESGKMVKYLHKTVVVSCEPDQQLQRLMVRDSISEEDALARIKSQMSLTEKVSRADFVIRNEGEKASTTQQVEEVVKQLRLLRTHWKYRFVVLGCCLVTVTVLSAGPYLLYKQLN; the protein is encoded by the exons ATGTCGACGTGTCGCTGCTATTCTGCCATGGGGAGGATGGTAATAAACATTAcaa AAGCAGAGATGTTTCTTGTTGGTCTCACGGGAGGAATTGCGACTGGTAAAAGCTCTGTTGTGGCAATTCTCAGAAGTTTGGGAATAGAAGTTATTGATGCTGATGTCATTGCCCGAGAAG TTGTTGAACCTGGTAAAACGGCTACAAAGAAAATTAGGAAAGAATTTGGAGATGCTGTGTTTAATTCCGATGGAACTCTAAATCGCCAAAAAATGGGCCAAATAGTTTTCTCACAACCAGATAAAAGACGCCTTTTGAACTCTTTTACACATCCTGAAATCTACAAATCAATAATGTGGAAAtgtctgaaattattttttctag GCCACCAGTTTACTGTTATTGATTTACCATTGTTATATGAAAGTGGGAAGATGGTTAAATATCTGCACAAAACAGTTGTTGTTTCCTG TGAGCCTGACCAACAGCTGCAAAGACTTATGGTTAGAGACAGTATTTCTGAAGAGGATGCTCTTGCCAGGATAAAGTCTCAAATGTCATTGACAGAAAAAGTGAGTCGAGCAGATTTTGTGATTAGGAACGAGGGTGAGAAGGCAAGTACAACTCAACAGGTGGAAGAAGTTGTAAAGCAATTGAGATTACTTAGGACACACTGGAAATACAGATTTGTTGTTCTGGGATGCTGCCTTGTAACTGTAACCGTGTTAAGTGCAGGTCCTTATTTACTATACAaacaactaaattaa